One segment of SAR324 cluster bacterium DNA contains the following:
- a CDS encoding 2-dehydropantoate 2-reductase has product MASTSQIENGIILPKWGILGAGAMGWLWTYYLQRAKIDTLLLQRQNTSYRECIIQKDNLFENCRTSATKSDNPSLPTLEALIIATKAYSVRSALLPLQEALISKQIPIILLQNGLGVFEEVRELFSEQPILILSTSNGAYWHEYEFLKLTGTGSSYLGTLDNSVPRSLKNILFKRLKATGLPVLLTDNILKQLWEKLLVNCSINSLSALWLCRNGDLLDNPNSKQIWKRIVQEGVQMMRLELCQEVEPLEILTLIDQVAYKTSANYSSMYEDRRRNRPNEVDYIQGYLVRKAHQHHLSVPTLETLAELLKFPENSSLKQTPN; this is encoded by the coding sequence ATGGCATCCACCTCTCAAATAGAAAATGGAATAATTCTACCTAAGTGGGGAATCCTCGGGGCAGGAGCCATGGGCTGGCTTTGGACTTATTACCTTCAGCGAGCAAAAATAGACACTCTACTCCTGCAGCGCCAAAATACCAGTTATCGAGAATGTATAATTCAAAAGGATAATCTTTTCGAAAATTGCAGAACCTCTGCAACGAAATCAGATAATCCCTCCTTACCAACTTTAGAAGCACTGATTATCGCTACCAAAGCCTATTCTGTAAGGAGTGCTCTTCTGCCACTTCAGGAAGCATTGATTTCAAAGCAGATCCCGATAATTTTATTACAAAATGGTCTTGGTGTTTTTGAAGAAGTCCGCGAGCTTTTCTCTGAACAACCTATTCTGATACTATCAACTAGCAATGGGGCTTACTGGCACGAGTACGAATTTCTCAAACTTACTGGAACAGGCTCCAGTTATCTTGGCACATTGGACAACTCCGTCCCAAGGTCATTGAAAAACATACTTTTCAAAAGACTTAAAGCGACAGGACTTCCTGTTTTACTCACTGACAACATCCTTAAACAACTTTGGGAAAAACTTCTTGTCAACTGTTCCATCAACAGTCTTTCAGCTTTATGGTTGTGTCGAAACGGAGACTTGCTTGATAATCCAAATTCTAAGCAAATCTGGAAGAGAATTGTCCAGGAGGGGGTTCAGATGATGAGACTAGAATTGTGTCAAGAAGTTGAACCTTTAGAAATTCTCACTTTGATTGATCAAGTCGCCTACAAAACCAGTGCGAACTACTCTTCTATGTATGAGGATCGAAGAAGAAATCGACCTAATGAGGTGGATTATATTCAGGGTTATTTGGTCAGGAAGGCTCACCAGCATCATCTCTCTGTTCCAACACTGGAAACATTGGCAGAACTCTTAAAATTTCCTGAAAACTCTTCATTAAAACAAACACCAAATTGA